Proteins encoded by one window of Myxococcus guangdongensis:
- a CDS encoding DUF4388 domain-containing protein: MAQVRKILIADPDLESVRALSRALRTKGYQVHYAPDGSRALEVAVLRHPDLTLFDEHCRLLEARTFIQILRTNPRTEDIPVVLTTSSFDGDRYRGLRDGYLRKPFNLDEVLSRIEHIFRRNEAAKDLKVEQQEIEGSLSQLSIPDLMQLLGMNRRSGKLSLERGNERGEIHVVEGRPVNSKLGRVEGEKALFRLLAWGDGTFTFSPGGNPGKARINRAMDDALLEGMRQSDEVNRLLPGLPPRHTRLMLAPDLALQQDQHPVTAQVVDLLRQPRALGEVLDLAPATDLEVLGVLSTLMQRGVARLADAAGTDANAGELLGAAEVHALRGRILRTKAPAKVATAKVFVCGSGAAAARRIMARVPGLEALSAEPTAVKSGFGTLGRLVLSEVLRLDFCVLPPAEAARPLWRPFSAGAVGALLLDVSEPAVGLAHYLAWEARMPVVVVGLDVPPSLQGSPAGVLSVVDDLGEALRALLVQALNPAPMLPGVPQVQRASASAG; this comes from the coding sequence GTGGCCCAGGTGCGCAAGATTCTCATCGCCGACCCCGACCTCGAGTCCGTGCGCGCGCTGTCCCGCGCGCTGCGCACCAAGGGGTATCAGGTGCACTACGCGCCGGATGGCTCGCGGGCGCTGGAGGTGGCGGTGCTGCGCCACCCGGACCTCACGCTGTTCGACGAGCACTGTCGGCTGCTGGAGGCGCGCACCTTCATCCAGATTCTGCGCACCAACCCGCGCACCGAGGACATCCCCGTCGTCCTCACCACGTCCAGCTTCGACGGCGACCGCTACCGGGGCCTGCGCGACGGCTACCTGCGCAAGCCCTTCAACCTGGACGAGGTGCTCAGCCGCATCGAGCACATCTTCCGGCGCAACGAGGCGGCCAAGGACCTCAAGGTCGAGCAGCAGGAAATCGAAGGCTCGCTCAGCCAGCTGAGCATCCCGGACCTGATGCAGCTGCTCGGCATGAACCGGCGCAGCGGCAAGCTGTCGCTGGAGCGCGGCAACGAGCGCGGTGAAATCCACGTCGTGGAGGGCCGCCCCGTCAACTCGAAGCTGGGCCGCGTGGAAGGGGAGAAGGCCCTGTTCCGCCTCCTGGCCTGGGGGGACGGCACCTTCACCTTCTCGCCGGGCGGCAACCCCGGGAAGGCGCGCATCAACCGCGCCATGGACGACGCGCTGCTGGAGGGCATGCGCCAGTCGGACGAGGTGAACCGGCTCTTGCCGGGCCTGCCTCCGCGCCACACGCGGCTGATGCTCGCGCCGGACCTGGCGCTGCAGCAGGACCAGCACCCGGTGACGGCGCAGGTGGTGGACCTGCTGCGCCAGCCCCGGGCCCTGGGCGAGGTGCTGGACCTGGCGCCCGCCACGGACCTGGAAGTGCTGGGCGTGCTGTCCACGCTGATGCAGCGGGGCGTGGCGAGGCTGGCGGACGCGGCGGGCACGGACGCGAACGCGGGCGAGCTGCTGGGCGCCGCCGAGGTGCACGCCCTGCGCGGTCGAATCTTGCGCACCAAGGCGCCGGCGAAGGTGGCCACCGCCAAGGTCTTCGTGTGCGGCAGCGGCGCGGCGGCGGCGCGGCGAATCATGGCGCGCGTGCCGGGGCTGGAGGCCCTGTCGGCGGAGCCCACCGCGGTGAAGAGCGGCTTTGGCACGCTGGGGCGGCTGGTGCTCAGCGAGGTGCTGCGGCTGGACTTCTGCGTGCTGCCTCCCGCCGAGGCCGCGCGGCCCTTGTGGCGGCCCTTCAGCGCGGGCGCCGTGGGCGCGCTGCTCTTGGACGTGTCCGAGCCGGCCGTGGGCCTGGCGCACTACCTGGCCTGGGAGGCGCGCATGCCCGTCGTGGTGGTGGGGCTGGACGTGCCGCCGAGCCTCCAGGGCTCCCCGGCGGGCGTGCTGAGCGTGGTGGATGACCTGGGCGAGGCGCTGCGAGCGCTGCTGGTCCAGGCCCTCAACCCGGCACCCATGTTGCCGGGCGTGCCCCAGGTCCAGCGCGCGAGCGCCTCCGCGGGGTAG
- a CDS encoding GGDEF domain-containing response regulator encodes MAGPILVVDDDLFFRQLASDMLARHGHRVVAVENGTVALEEAARTPFDLVITDVVMPGVDGFALTARLRERDPDQEVILVSQRTDIKGSEMALRSGAADCLAKPVDEADLVLAVDRALERAALRKERAQLRDENMEFARFHNLHQRCLELISQSDLEWLQERIISELSAVCDAQSAALWVLDDRGDLVLRAYRGLLDKQFLAERMSPEGPLAGRLKDAQPWFARDERSAVLYVPLMATGEIVGLAQLSDPLAGDFRQEHSRDARVLADFAAVGVKNGRRMMALQRLGLRDRETAAYNLSYFTDYASKEIYKARRYGRTFSLLTFSIDNLPLVRVRQGAADAKKAVRGIIKALSKIIRDSDVIAKASDQEFYLLLPETDFFGAMMFVRRAVAAVREEPEVQDVEQRLPLALVGGASTFPKDGEDFDELVHRCRRRMDERRASLQRRLMLDGLPFWDEVDLLLGTPNSPKLPVDDRAEPSRRGKVADVLFDELQAEIARELMRDPGSRGLLYVGGPEIRSDLPIAAGLESAPPDLSSRIYLLGRRMDLESHPALTPVFLEGDERVSRHEFILWLSESAAYALIQRRGRGATWGFHTSDTAVVDGLISKLQAEYDLQPY; translated from the coding sequence GTGGCCGGTCCCATTCTCGTCGTCGACGACGACCTGTTCTTCCGCCAGCTCGCCAGCGACATGCTGGCCCGTCATGGGCACCGCGTCGTCGCCGTGGAGAACGGCACGGTCGCGCTCGAGGAGGCGGCCCGCACGCCCTTCGACCTGGTCATCACCGACGTGGTGATGCCGGGCGTGGACGGCTTCGCGCTCACCGCGCGCCTGCGCGAGAGGGACCCGGACCAGGAGGTCATCCTGGTCAGCCAGCGCACCGACATCAAGGGCTCGGAGATGGCGCTGCGCTCGGGCGCGGCGGACTGTCTGGCCAAGCCCGTGGACGAAGCCGACCTGGTGCTCGCGGTGGACCGCGCCCTGGAGCGCGCCGCCCTGCGCAAGGAGCGGGCGCAGCTGCGCGACGAGAACATGGAGTTCGCGCGCTTCCACAACCTGCACCAGCGCTGCCTGGAGCTCATCTCCCAGTCGGATTTGGAGTGGCTGCAGGAGCGCATCATCTCGGAGCTGTCCGCGGTGTGCGACGCGCAGAGCGCCGCGCTGTGGGTGCTGGATGACCGGGGGGACCTGGTGCTGCGCGCGTACCGGGGCCTGCTCGACAAGCAGTTCCTCGCCGAGCGCATGAGCCCCGAGGGGCCGCTGGCGGGCCGGCTCAAGGACGCGCAGCCCTGGTTCGCCAGGGACGAGCGCTCGGCGGTGTTGTACGTGCCGCTGATGGCCACGGGAGAAATCGTGGGCCTGGCGCAGCTGTCGGACCCGCTGGCCGGGGACTTCCGTCAGGAGCACTCCCGCGACGCGCGCGTGCTGGCGGACTTCGCCGCAGTGGGCGTGAAGAACGGCCGGCGGATGATGGCCCTGCAGCGGCTGGGCCTGCGGGACCGCGAGACGGCGGCCTACAACCTCAGCTACTTCACCGACTACGCGTCCAAGGAGATCTACAAGGCCCGGCGCTACGGCCGCACCTTCTCCCTGCTCACGTTCTCCATCGACAACCTGCCGCTGGTGCGGGTGCGGCAGGGCGCGGCGGACGCGAAGAAGGCCGTGCGCGGCATCATCAAGGCGCTCAGCAAGATCATCCGCGACTCGGACGTCATCGCGAAGGCGAGCGACCAGGAGTTCTACCTGCTGCTGCCGGAGACGGACTTCTTCGGGGCCATGATGTTCGTGCGCCGCGCGGTGGCGGCGGTGCGCGAGGAGCCCGAGGTCCAGGACGTGGAGCAGCGGCTGCCCCTGGCGCTGGTGGGCGGCGCGAGCACCTTCCCCAAGGACGGGGAGGACTTCGACGAGCTGGTGCACCGCTGCCGGCGCCGCATGGACGAGCGCCGCGCGTCGCTGCAGCGGCGGCTGATGCTGGACGGGCTGCCGTTCTGGGACGAGGTGGACCTGCTGCTCGGCACCCCCAACAGCCCCAAGCTGCCGGTGGATGACCGCGCCGAGCCCAGCCGTCGGGGCAAGGTGGCGGACGTGCTCTTCGACGAGCTGCAGGCGGAGATCGCCCGCGAGCTGATGCGAGACCCAGGCTCGCGCGGCCTGTTGTACGTGGGCGGGCCGGAGATTCGCTCGGACCTGCCCATCGCCGCGGGGCTGGAGTCCGCGCCGCCGGACTTGTCCTCGCGCATCTACCTCTTGGGCCGGCGCATGGATTTGGAGTCGCACCCCGCGCTGACGCCGGTGTTCCTGGAGGGCGACGAGCGGGTGTCGCGGCACGAGTTCATCCTCTGGCTGTCGGAGAGCGCGGCGTACGCGCTCATCCAGCGGCGGGGACGCGGCGCGACGTGGGGCTTCCACACCTCGGACACCGCGGTGGTGGACGGGCTCATCTCCAAGCTGCAGGCCGAGTACGACCTGCAGCCCTACTGA
- a CDS encoding fatty acid desaturase family protein, whose protein sequence is MDRAAPLSSKELIARTRPFATQEVARSGWNVVATYAALAAAVTLAVAAPWWPLKVVGAVLEALVLIRAFILFHDAMHGALLPTSKWARVLFHVQGILTLTPARIWNETHNHHHANTARIAADSAGTFVTWTTEQWRQASGWQRLGYRVERHPVTILLGYFTAFLYSLCLAPFVKDPKRYWTSGLALFVHAALSVGLCVFFGPAVYLFAFLGPLVLAYALGTYLFYSQHNFDQVSILPESEWTHADAALEASSYLRCGKVMAWFTGNIGYHHVHHLNPRIPFYRLPEAMAAIPELQSPHVTTLSPRDIIGCLRLNLWDPALGRMVRYGDAWRPVVAPVATREHVSGPLASA, encoded by the coding sequence ATGGACCGCGCCGCGCCGCTCTCGAGCAAGGAGCTCATCGCCAGGACCCGTCCCTTCGCCACGCAGGAGGTGGCGCGCTCGGGATGGAACGTGGTGGCCACCTATGCCGCGCTCGCGGCGGCGGTGACGCTGGCGGTGGCCGCGCCCTGGTGGCCCCTCAAGGTGGTGGGCGCGGTGCTGGAGGCGCTCGTCCTCATCCGCGCCTTCATCCTCTTCCACGACGCGATGCACGGCGCGCTGCTGCCCACGTCGAAGTGGGCGCGGGTGCTGTTCCACGTGCAGGGCATCCTGACGCTCACGCCCGCGCGCATCTGGAACGAGACGCACAACCACCACCACGCGAACACGGCGCGCATCGCGGCGGACTCCGCGGGCACCTTCGTCACGTGGACCACCGAGCAGTGGCGTCAGGCCTCGGGATGGCAGCGGCTGGGCTACCGCGTGGAGCGCCATCCGGTGACCATCCTCCTGGGCTACTTCACCGCGTTCCTCTACAGCCTGTGCCTGGCGCCCTTCGTGAAGGACCCGAAGCGCTATTGGACGTCGGGGCTGGCGCTGTTCGTCCACGCGGCGCTGTCGGTGGGCCTGTGCGTCTTCTTCGGGCCGGCGGTGTACCTGTTCGCCTTCCTGGGACCGCTGGTCCTCGCGTACGCGCTGGGCACGTACCTGTTCTATTCGCAGCACAACTTCGACCAGGTGAGCATCCTGCCGGAGTCCGAATGGACGCACGCGGACGCGGCGCTGGAGGCCTCCAGCTACCTGCGCTGCGGCAAGGTGATGGCGTGGTTCACCGGAAACATCGGCTACCACCACGTGCACCACCTCAACCCGCGCATCCCGTTCTACCGGCTGCCGGAGGCGATGGCCGCCATCCCCGAGCTGCAGTCGCCCCACGTCACCACGCTGAGCCCGCGCGACATCATCGGCTGCCTGCGGCTGAACCTGTGGGACCCGGCGCTGGGGCGGATGGTGCGCTACGGCGACGCGTGGCGGCCGGTCGTCGCGCCCGTCGCGACGCGGGAGCACGTGTCCGGCCCTCTCGCGTCAGCGTGA
- the dapF gene encoding diaminopimelate epimerase, with the protein MDVRERIFKYQGLGNDFVVLDRRRSGVDIDADTSRWMCDRRLGIGADGVLSLLPSEHGLARMVVHNADGSIAEMCGNGLRCAVKYLVDHSGETPARLDVETGAGVLTCMPGYGDGGVVSVDISMGPARLVAPNLPSGATGRPFLDSPLPGHPELRASAVSMGNPHLVLLDRPLEDAPKLGPELERHPSFQDRTNVEFVRVEQDGLTVVVWERGCGLTQACGTGACASAVAAVLAGRLPPETWLRVTLPGGDLGIRVPADLSDIRLRGPVAFVFEGVVGLAGGR; encoded by the coding sequence GTGGACGTCCGCGAGCGCATCTTCAAGTACCAGGGCCTGGGCAATGACTTCGTCGTCCTGGACCGTCGTCGGTCCGGGGTGGACATCGACGCCGACACGTCGCGCTGGATGTGCGACCGCCGCCTGGGCATCGGCGCGGACGGGGTGCTGTCGCTGCTGCCGTCCGAGCACGGCCTGGCCCGCATGGTCGTCCACAACGCGGACGGCAGCATCGCGGAGATGTGCGGCAACGGCCTGCGCTGCGCCGTGAAGTACCTGGTCGACCACTCCGGAGAGACGCCCGCGCGCCTCGACGTGGAGACGGGCGCCGGAGTGCTCACCTGCATGCCCGGCTACGGAGACGGCGGGGTGGTCTCAGTGGACATTTCCATGGGGCCGGCACGGCTCGTGGCCCCCAACCTCCCATCGGGTGCCACGGGGCGTCCGTTCCTGGACTCCCCCCTGCCGGGACACCCCGAGCTGCGCGCGTCCGCGGTGAGCATGGGCAACCCCCACCTCGTCCTGCTCGACAGGCCGCTGGAGGACGCGCCCAAGCTGGGGCCCGAGCTGGAGCGGCACCCATCCTTCCAGGACCGCACCAACGTGGAGTTCGTCCGGGTGGAGCAGGACGGGCTCACCGTCGTCGTGTGGGAGCGGGGCTGTGGCCTCACCCAGGCGTGTGGCACCGGGGCGTGCGCGTCCGCGGTGGCGGCGGTGCTGGCCGGACGACTGCCCCCCGAGACGTGGCTGCGAGTCACCCTGCCGGGAGGCGACCTGGGCATCCGCGTGCCCGCCGACCTGTCCGACATCCGCCTCCGGGGACCGGTCGCCTTCGTCTTCGAGGGCGTTGTCGGGCTTGCTGGGGGCCGGTAA
- a CDS encoding FBP domain-containing protein, with the protein MFRFESDRDLIESFRPRDLRVMEMPPGLTFPLFVRDYLAWTETSGLRVYLIFSAPGSRQPIGIIFRRDSMGGENVTRMCEWCHHSGASSEVTMLTTDVTNKRRVGISLCADLQCKERLEDAANRAGRHTLEALEQLRARMFRFANEALGIELEPAA; encoded by the coding sequence GTGTTCCGATTCGAGTCCGACCGGGACCTCATCGAGTCCTTCCGCCCGAGAGACCTCCGCGTCATGGAGATGCCGCCGGGCCTCACCTTCCCCTTGTTCGTCCGCGACTACCTGGCCTGGACGGAGACGTCCGGCCTCCGGGTGTACCTCATCTTCTCCGCGCCCGGCAGCCGCCAGCCTATCGGCATCATCTTCCGACGGGACTCGATGGGCGGGGAGAACGTCACCCGCATGTGCGAGTGGTGCCACCACTCCGGCGCGTCGAGCGAGGTGACCATGCTCACCACCGATGTGACGAACAAGCGCCGGGTGGGCATCAGCCTGTGCGCGGACCTCCAATGCAAGGAGCGCCTGGAGGACGCGGCCAACCGCGCCGGCCGCCACACGCTGGAGGCCCTGGAGCAGCTCCGCGCCCGGATGTTCCGCTTCGCCAACGAGGCGCTCGGCATCGAGCTCGAGCCCGCCGCCTGA